Proteins co-encoded in one Conger conger chromosome 4, fConCon1.1, whole genome shotgun sequence genomic window:
- the tyms gene encoding thymidylate synthase codes for MPLNTEINDSASYDDKGENGISCPTEKKSFSLFCDERGYLSQVDYILQHGSRKGDRTGTGVISVFGSQARYSLRDQFPLLTTKRVFWKAILEELLWFIKGSTNSKELSEKGVKIWDANGSREFLDKSGFIDREEGDLGPVYGFQWRHFGAEYKDMHTDYTGQGVDQLQKIIDTIKTNPEDRRIIMCAWNPKDMPQMALPPCHALCQFYVCDGELSCQLYQRSGDMGLGVPFNIASYALLTYMIAHITGLKPGDFVHTLGDAHVYSNHIEPLKLQLQREPRPFPKLKILRTVERIDDFHAEDFEICNYNPHPTIKMQMAV; via the exons ATGCCTCTAAATACAGAAATCAATGATTCTGCCAGTTACGACGATAAAGGGGAGAACGGAATTAGTTGTCCAACTGAGAAAAAAtcgttttctttgttttgcgaTGAGCGAGGCTATTTGAGCCAGGTAGATTACATTTTGCAGCACGGTTCCCGAAAAGGAGACCGCACAGGAACCGGAGTTATTTCAGTATTTGGCTCACAGGCAAGATACAGTCTCCGGG ACCAATTCCCTTTGTTGACAACGAAGAGGGTTTTCTGGAAAGCAATCTTAGAAGAACTGCTGTGGTTTATTAAA GGGTCAACAAATTCCAAAGAGCTGTCAGAGAAAGGTGTGAAAATTTGGGATGCAAATGGTTCTCGTGAGTTTCTGGACAAGAGTGGATTCATTGACAGGGAGGAAGGGGACTTGGGCCCTGTTTATGGTTTCCAATGGAGACACTTTGGGGCTgaatacaaagacatgcacacag ATTACACTGGACAAGGAGTAGACCAGCTGCAGAAGATCATTGATACCATAAAGACCAACCCTGAGGACCGGAGGATCATTATGTGTGCTTGGAATCCAAAAG ACATGCCCCAGATGGCCTTGCCCCCCTGCCATGCCCTGTGCCAGTTCTACGTGTGTGACGGAGAGCTGTCCTGCCAGCTGTACCAGCGGTCGGGAGACATGGGCTTAGGTGTGCCCTTCAACATCGCCAGCTACGCCCTGCTCACGTACATGATCGCCCACATCACTGGGCTGAAG CCTGGTGACTTTGTGCACACTTTGGGAGACGCTCACGTTTACAGCAACCACATCGAGCCTCTGAAACTCCAG CTCCAGAGGGAGCCCCGCCCCTTTCCCAAGCTGAAGATCCTACGCACCGTGGAGCGCATCGATGACTTCCACGCTGAAGATTTTGAAATCTGCAACTACAACCCCCATCCcacaattaaaatgcaaatggcagTTTAG